GGCGCGCCGGCCGTGGGCGCGTCCCCGCTCACGGGTGGTGACGCCGAGCGAGGGGCCGCCTAATGAAGGGCTGGCGCTACACGCTGGGCTTCGTGGTCCTCTGCGCGGGCCTGCTCTTCGTGTTGTTCAAGGGCTTCGGGCGCAATCCGCACGAAGTGCCCTTCATGATGAAGGGCAAGCCGGCCCCCGACTTCGCGCTGCGCGCGCTGGACAGCGGAGAGAAGGTGAGCCTGGCGGACCTGAAGGGCCGGCCGGTGGTCATCAATTTCTGGGCGTCCTGGTGCGGCCCGTGCCGCGTCGAACACCCCGTGCTGGAGTGGGGCGCGCGGCAGTATGGCTCGCAGGCGGTGTTCCTGGGCGTGGTGTTCCAGGACACCGACGACAACGCGCGCGGCTTCCTCCAGCAGTACGGCGCCAGCTTCCCGCAGCTGGTGGATCCACGCTCGCGGATGGCGCTGGACTACGGCGTGGCGGGCGTGCCGGAGACGTACTTCATCGACCCCAACGGCATCATCCGGGGCAAGCATGTGGGCCCTATCGACCCGCAGACGCTGGCCCTGCGCATCCAGGAGCTGTCCACGCCCTCCGCCCCCACCGAGGCGGCGCGGAAGTAGCCCCTGTCGTCCCAACGAGGTGGCGGTATGCGGTGCCTGGAGTGTGGTGAAGACTCCAATTCCCGGTTGCGGTACTGCGAGAACTGCGGGGCGACCATGCCCGAGCCGCCCAAGGGAACGAGCGCCCGGGCCGCGCTCCGCCCCTCGCGGCCTCAGCGCGACCTGGCGGAGCCCGCCTATGCGGCGGACATTCTCGAGGAGGCGGATGAGCACTCGCGGCCCTATGTCGTGGGTGACGCGCCCGAGCTTCCGCCCGAGGACAAGACGGAC
Above is a window of Myxococcus virescens DNA encoding:
- a CDS encoding TlpA family protein disulfide reductase, producing MKGWRYTLGFVVLCAGLLFVLFKGFGRNPHEVPFMMKGKPAPDFALRALDSGEKVSLADLKGRPVVINFWASWCGPCRVEHPVLEWGARQYGSQAVFLGVVFQDTDDNARGFLQQYGASFPQLVDPRSRMALDYGVAGVPETYFIDPNGIIRGKHVGPIDPQTLALRIQELSTPSAPTEAARK